The sequence GGTCGCCAAGGCCGGCTGCCCGCCGCTGGTGGATCCGCGTATCGTGGGCTCCGAGCTGGACGGGACATGCCAGCAATTCACGGCACGGGTACTGGACGAGATCGTGACCGCCCGTCCCGATGCCGTGATCCTTGCCGCTCGCTGGACGCTCATCGCCGAGGGCGGTACGGGCGTGGACCTTCGCTTTGCACCGCCCCTTTCGGAATCACAGCGCCTTGCGCGTTTGAACGCGCTTGAGGAAGCGGCCGAGGCTCTCGCAGCTCGGTTCGCTCAGGCAGCAATTCAGGTGATCCTGGTTCACACGGTACCTGAGCCGGGCATCAATGTGCCCTCGGCAATCGCCGTGTCGGATCGTTTCGGCTTTGCAGAGCCTGTCGGGCCTAAGCGTGGCGCTGCACTGGTTCGCCAGCAGTCTACGCGCGCCGCGCTGGAACATACTGCAACGCGCCACAACTGGCGTGTGGTCGATCCGATCGACCCGCTATGCGGCGCCGGTGAGGGTTGCCGGATCGCCGCGGAGGGCGAGCCGCTCTACTTCGATTCCAATCATCTGACGGTGCGCGGCGCCGAAACGCTTTCGCCGGCCCTGGTCGAGGCGCTGGCACCGCTGCTCGGCCGCTACTAGCGGCGCGAGCTGTCGTCACTGCTCCGCGGCAGCTTTCTTGCGGGCGCGGAAGACATCCGTCTGCACGCCGGCGATCCCCCAATTCTCCAGCTCGACCTCGTCGATCACGACGAAGGTGGTCGCAGGATCCTTGTCGAGCACCTCAACCAGAAGGTCGCTGACACCGGCGATCAACCGGGCTTTCTGCTCGCGGGTAACACCTTCGCGAGTCACCTTGATGTTCACGTAGGGCATGGGAACCTCGTTGGTGTCAGGCCGCCGCGTCGCGCGACCGGGTGGTGTAGTCGAACACCTTGGCGGCGATCAGCCAGCGGCCATCGATCTTCACCAGCGACAGGAAGTCGGTGAAAAAGCGCTCGCCGATGGAGC comes from Stappia sp. 28M-7 and encodes:
- a CDS encoding 4-oxalocrotonate tautomerase family protein, whose amino-acid sequence is MPYVNIKVTREGVTREQKARLIAGVSDLLVEVLDKDPATTFVVIDEVELENWGIAGVQTDVFRARKKAAAEQ